GAAGCGCCCCTACCAACAACGCTTCGACACGCTCAATTTCCGCAGTAGCTACTGAAGTGGATACAATAGGAAATGGACTTTGGGAGATAAACTTATGAGTAAAGCCAAGTTAGGAGATCGGAAACCGGAAAGAATTCTAGAAAATGGCGATCGCTTGACTCGTGCGGAATTCGAGCGACGCTACCACAAAATGCCCCATGTCAAAAAAGCAGAACTCGTTGAAGGAGTGGTTTACGTGGTTTCCCCTGTAAAAATGCAAAGTCATAGCGAACCCCACGCCAATATCATGATTTGGCTGGGAACTTATAAAGTTGCTACGCCAGGTTTGATGTTAGGAGATAATGCGACAGTGCGTTTGGATTTTGATAATGAAGTGCAACCAGATGCTTTGCTTCGTTTGGATGAGTCTAATGGGGGAACCTCTCGCATTAGTGAAGACGATTACGTAGAGGGAGCGCCAGAACTTATTGTGGAAGTAGCCAGCAGTAGCGCCTCTTATGACTTGCACGATAAATTGCAGGTTTATCGCCGTCATGGCGTACGAGAATATCTGGTTTGGTTGGTACAAGACGAAGAGTTTCGCTGGTATGTGTGGGAAGAAGGCACCTACCAACAGCAGCAACTGGATGAGTCGGGATGCTTGAAAAGTCGTTTTTTCCCTGGCTTGTGGCTGGATGTATCGGCTTTGTTGGCAAGGGAAATGCAACAAGTTTTGACGGTACTCAACTCAGGCATTGCTTCCTCAGAACATCAAGATTACGTTCGGCGATCGCGATCGGAAAAGGAAAATTAAGCTTAAATCGCCATTTTGTAGCATAAAAACACGCTATTTTGTAAAAATTATCTCATTTTTATTGTTTAGAAAAAATATTATATGTTATCTTTGGGAGTAGATTAACATTCTTGGGGTGGCGGAAGTATTTTAGCGTTTTCTTAGAAGCATCGATCGGCGATCTGGTATAGCTGTACTTTCTCCGCATACTTCATTTCCAGATACGTTTCATAAGGAGTTCGATTATGGGAACCTATTACGGCCTGGGTGTGGTTAAAAGCTTTACAACGCAAAGTTTCAGACAAGTGAATCCCCAGCAACTAGAAGCAGCGGTTAACGAAAGACTCGATCTCGGTCTTTTCGATGTAACTTCTCAAGAAGACGGTCATTTGCAGGGGACGCTCAAAGCCAATCTATTTCAGGATAACATCGAAGATT
The sequence above is a segment of the Geitlerinema sp. PCC 9228 genome. Coding sequences within it:
- a CDS encoding Uma2 family endonuclease, with the protein product MSKAKLGDRKPERILENGDRLTRAEFERRYHKMPHVKKAELVEGVVYVVSPVKMQSHSEPHANIMIWLGTYKVATPGLMLGDNATVRLDFDNEVQPDALLRLDESNGGTSRISEDDYVEGAPELIVEVASSSASYDLHDKLQVYRRHGVREYLVWLVQDEEFRWYVWEEGTYQQQQLDESGCLKSRFFPGLWLDVSALLAREMQQVLTVLNSGIASSEHQDYVRRSRSEKEN